CAGGGACGGCAGCCCACCGGTTCCCTCTTTCCGGTCGTCATGGCTGGGAGTGATCACAGCCTCGCTGATCTGATTGCCCAGAGCGATCGCACCCTTTTGATCAGTCGTGCCTGGTATGTGCAGCACGTTAACCCGCGAACCCTGGAAGTTACCGGCATAACCCGCGATGGTACCTTCTGGATTGAAGCGGGCCAGATTGCCTATCCGGTCAAAAATCTCCGCTTTAACCAAAGTCTGCCCGATATGCTGCGGGATCTCGATGCCCTCGGCAGTAGCCAGCGTTTTGGGAGCATGGTGGTGCCCGATGTGCGGGTGAAGGCATTCCGGTTTAGCAGCGTCACTGATAGCATCTGAATACAGATAGCATTTGCGTCAGTGGTGTTGCGTCATGGCTGCCCTATCTTCCTCGCCCTCGCCTCCTGATCGCGCCACGTCTCCTCAGGAGCATGGCCCGGACACGTCTACCCGTGTCTGTGCCCATGTCTGGATTTCGGGTCAGGTGCAGGGGGTGTTCTATCGTGGTGCCACCCAGGCTCAAGCGCAGCAGCGGGGGGTGAATGGTTGGGTGCGTAATCTCGCGGATGGTCGCGTGGAAGCCTGCTTCGAGGGAAGTCCGGCCCAGGTGGCTGCCATGATTGATTGGTGTCATCAGGGCCCCCCTGCTGCGATCGTTAGCCACGTACAGGTGCAATATGAAACGCCCACGGCCATCCAGGGCTTCGAGGTGCGCCGTTAGCTGATCCAGTGGCGTAGGGGACTGGTCTGCTTAAAATGGAGACAACCATCAACGCAGAGGGGAAATTCGGATGCAAAGCCAAGAGTACGGCACCGTTGTCGCCGGGGAAGAGCCGCGTGTACTCCAAATGACCGTCTATTTTGTGAATGGTCAGACAGAAACCTTTAATATCTATGACGTGTCTGAGTTAGGCAGCCCATCTCAAGAGCTACGCCAGGATGTGCGGCGTTTCCTGCGGGAGGATTGGTGGACCTTGCACCTGCTGGATCAAACCGTTTTTATCCACACAGCCAATGTCCTGAAGGTGGAGATTAAACCCCGGCTAGAAGGCTTCCAGGGGGAAGGGGTCTTCCAAGAGGCGGAACGGGTGACGGCCTTTAATCGCTATCGCTAGGTCCTCCGCCACTCCAGTAAACATAAAGTTTCGCAACGTTGGTAGTAAGATTTTAGTTGTTGCTGGCTAAAGCCAGAACTATGGTCAATCTAAATAAGAACGATACAGTTTTCACTCCCCTCTCCCGCTCTGGGAGAGGGGCTGGGGGTGAGGGGGCTGTTTCAGGCTAAATTGCAATGACTATACTAGTGGCTGTCAGGGTTAGATGTCCCTGAAGTTGGGGCAGTTGGGTTTGAGAGGTGGTAGGTGCGTTGGAGAGGAATGGCAGGTAAGGCAGTGATCGCGGCCCGATCGCAGTTGAGGTAGACCCGATCTTCATAGGTATGGGCGATCGCGGTGATCGGGATCGTCCACTCATGCCGTCCCCAAAGGTGCCCTTCCCGCACCACGAGGTGAGTGACACAGGTGGTTGCTGGGTCCAGCAGGAATTCTGCCACCTGACCCAAATCCCCATCGGTGGCTTTTACCTGGGCACCGCGTTGGACAGCAATTTCCCCAGAGGGAATGCATTCTTGGTGGACGGGATTGTAGACTATCCGTTTGGGTAGGACGTAGGGCAAGAAGCGACACCGTTCTGCATCATAGCCACAGAAATCGGGCACCTCTTGCTTGATGTAGTGCAGTTCCAGAAACGGGGGGAATTGGGCTACTTGTTCCCGGCGACAGTGGAGCCGAATTTGTTGGGGACCCGTTGTGGCAATCTCGGCGATCGGCACCAAGCGTGGTCCCACCTGCTCAGGCGTCCCCACGGTGGGCACATCCACAACCAGATGGGTGACCTGGCCATTGGTCGGATTAAGGATGATATGGGTGGAGTGGCCACAGGGGCCATCGATCGCCACTACCTCAGCCCGGATCGGGATATCCAGCACAGTTAAGGGATCGT
This DNA window, taken from Trichothermofontia sichuanensis B231, encodes the following:
- a CDS encoding acylphosphatase; translated protein: MAALSSSPSPPDRATSPQEHGPDTSTRVCAHVWISGQVQGVFYRGATQAQAQQRGVNGWVRNLADGRVEACFEGSPAQVAAMIDWCHQGPPAAIVSHVQVQYETPTAIQGFEVRR